Proteins encoded in a region of the Elizabethkingia bruuniana genome:
- a CDS encoding GNAT family N-acetyltransferase — translation MITLRYATEEDLPILLEFEQGVVIAERPYNPTLIEGKIHYYDLNSLIASESAALIVAEDEENIIASGYALIKNAEKDYYNFSRYAYLGFMYVKPEYRGKGVNRLIVDELTNWSRDQGISEIRLEVYADNESAVKAYEKAGFESHILLMRKKI, via the coding sequence ATGATTACACTAAGATATGCTACAGAAGAGGACTTGCCTATTCTTTTAGAATTTGAGCAAGGAGTAGTGATAGCAGAAAGACCATATAATCCTACTTTGATAGAAGGAAAAATTCATTATTATGACCTGAATTCATTAATAGCTTCAGAGAGTGCAGCTCTTATTGTTGCTGAAGATGAAGAGAATATTATAGCTTCAGGTTATGCACTCATCAAAAATGCTGAAAAGGATTATTACAACTTTTCCAGATATGCTTATTTAGGATTTATGTATGTGAAACCTGAGTACAGAGGAAAGGGTGTTAATAGGCTGATTGTTGATGAGTTAACAAACTGGTCACGAGACCAGGGAATTTCAGAAATCCGATTAGAGGTTTATGCTGATAATGAATCAGCAGTAAAAGCTTATGAAAAGGCAGGTTTTGAATCCCATATTCTATTAATGAGAAAGAAGATATAA
- the dinB gene encoding DNA polymerase IV gives MDFPFSLRKIIHVDMDAFYASVEQHDNPELKGKPIAVGGIHRGVVAAASYEARQYGVRSAMPSKTAQQKCPNLIFVRPRFPRYKEISQQIREIFYEYTDLVEPLSLDEAYLDVTENKKGIESANQIALEIRKKILERTGLTASAGISVNKFLAKVASDINKPNGQKTIHPQNVLSFLEELPIEKFYGIGKVTANKMNTLSIYKGKDLKNKSLEELVLLFGKSGKHYYNVVRGIQYSEVKPHRIAKSVAVEETFWEDLLDEDTVFQKLDEIADELFRRLERSGIKGKTLTLKIKYKDFTLFTRSKTEGQYLENKFSLSTLAKQLWQSRPFDKPIRLLGLSLSNLNTEEKKQVSVQLKIPFPEFL, from the coding sequence ATGGATTTCCCTTTTTCGCTTCGTAAGATTATTCATGTAGATATGGATGCATTTTATGCTTCCGTGGAACAGCATGATAACCCTGAATTAAAAGGAAAACCTATTGCTGTAGGCGGAATTCACCGTGGTGTAGTTGCTGCTGCAAGTTATGAAGCCCGTCAGTATGGTGTACGCTCTGCTATGCCCAGCAAAACAGCGCAACAGAAATGCCCCAACTTAATTTTTGTACGACCAAGATTTCCCAGATATAAGGAAATTTCCCAGCAAATCCGTGAGATATTTTATGAATATACAGATTTGGTGGAACCCTTGTCGCTGGATGAAGCATATCTGGATGTTACCGAAAATAAAAAAGGAATAGAGTCTGCTAATCAGATAGCTCTGGAAATTCGCAAAAAGATACTGGAAAGAACAGGATTAACGGCTTCTGCAGGAATCTCTGTTAATAAATTCTTGGCAAAAGTAGCTTCTGATATCAATAAACCTAATGGACAAAAAACGATTCATCCACAAAATGTCCTCAGCTTTTTAGAAGAGCTGCCTATAGAAAAATTTTATGGTATAGGTAAAGTTACTGCTAATAAAATGAATACCCTTAGTATTTATAAGGGAAAAGATCTTAAGAATAAAAGCCTTGAAGAGTTGGTTTTGCTTTTTGGAAAATCCGGAAAACACTATTACAATGTTGTACGAGGGATTCAATATTCAGAAGTGAAGCCTCACCGAATAGCAAAAAGTGTAGCTGTTGAAGAAACCTTTTGGGAAGATCTTCTGGACGAGGATACAGTCTTTCAAAAACTGGATGAGATTGCAGATGAATTATTTAGACGTCTTGAAAGATCAGGAATTAAAGGGAAGACGCTGACATTGAAAATAAAATACAAAGATTTTACATTATTTACCCGCAGTAAAACTGAAGGTCAGTATCTCGAGAATAAATTTTCATTATCTACACTTGCTAAACAACTTTGGCAGAGCCGGCCGTTTGATAAACCGATACGTCTTCTGGGATTATCCCTGTCCAACCTTAATACTGAAGAAAAGAAGCAGGTTTCTGTACAGCTTAAAATTCCTTTTCCGGAATTTTTATAA
- a CDS encoding alpha-amylase encodes MNGTMLQYFHWYTDGDSFLWKNLKETTDYLKHIGITAVWLPPAYKCASGPHSVGYDPYDLFDLGEFNQKGSIATKYGTKEDYLAAINSLKSKGIQIIADIVLNHKAGGDELEEFQVVEVNTENRNEVTSEPFNIKSYTKFNFPERNKQYSEFIWDFTCFSGVEYAEGIDGMHVYRVINDYGDGWDELLSDEKGNYDYLMNNDINFRNPNVVGELDYWGRWYYEQIGYNGVRLDAIKHITPAFFKDWLYKLREATEENIFAVGEYWAPNDLPLLEKYIEVTEGCMNLFDAPLQHQFYLASNQGADYDLSKIFDGTLVQSQPDKAVTLVDNHDTQPLQQLEAPVEHWFKPIAYALILLRTEGYPCIFYPDLFGAHYVDKDKEGNDCEIFLESVEELEILLRIRQNNIYGVQHDYFDHPDCIGWTFEGNGDLPGCAVVISNNGPGDKIMEVGTKYSGKFFYDALGIVNDHIEIDKNGCGKFSVSKNGISVWIVL; translated from the coding sequence ATGAATGGAACGATGCTTCAGTATTTTCACTGGTATACGGACGGAGACTCTTTTCTGTGGAAAAATCTTAAAGAAACAACTGATTATTTAAAGCATATAGGGATAACAGCAGTATGGCTTCCTCCTGCATATAAATGTGCAAGTGGGCCCCATTCTGTAGGTTATGATCCATACGATTTATTCGATTTAGGAGAGTTTAATCAGAAAGGAAGTATAGCAACTAAATATGGAACTAAGGAGGATTATTTGGCCGCTATAAACAGCCTTAAAAGTAAAGGCATTCAGATCATTGCAGATATTGTACTGAACCATAAAGCTGGCGGTGACGAGCTGGAAGAATTTCAGGTTGTGGAAGTAAATACCGAAAACCGAAATGAGGTAACATCGGAACCTTTTAATATTAAGTCATACACGAAGTTTAATTTTCCTGAGAGAAATAAGCAGTATTCAGAATTTATCTGGGATTTCACCTGTTTTTCAGGTGTTGAATATGCTGAAGGAATTGATGGTATGCATGTATATCGGGTGATCAATGATTATGGAGATGGTTGGGATGAATTGCTGAGTGATGAAAAAGGTAACTATGATTATCTGATGAATAATGATATTAATTTCCGAAATCCAAATGTTGTAGGAGAGTTAGATTATTGGGGAAGATGGTATTATGAACAGATTGGTTACAACGGTGTGAGACTGGATGCTATAAAACATATTACACCGGCTTTTTTTAAAGACTGGCTGTATAAACTTCGTGAAGCCACAGAAGAGAATATATTTGCTGTAGGTGAATACTGGGCCCCAAACGATTTGCCTCTCCTTGAAAAATATATAGAAGTAACGGAGGGCTGTATGAATCTTTTTGATGCTCCATTGCAGCATCAATTTTACCTAGCTTCCAACCAAGGAGCAGATTATGACCTTAGTAAAATTTTTGATGGAACACTAGTTCAGAGCCAACCCGATAAAGCTGTTACTCTGGTAGATAATCACGATACCCAGCCGTTACAACAATTGGAAGCTCCTGTTGAACATTGGTTTAAGCCCATAGCTTATGCATTGATTTTATTACGGACAGAAGGGTATCCTTGTATATTCTATCCGGACTTATTTGGGGCACATTATGTGGATAAAGATAAAGAAGGTAACGACTGTGAAATTTTCCTTGAGAGTGTAGAAGAACTGGAAATTTTACTGAGGATTCGCCAGAATAATATCTATGGTGTACAACATGACTATTTTGATCATCCGGATTGTATAGGCTGGACCTTTGAGGGGAACGGGGACTTACCAGGCTGTGCTGTTGTTATCAGTAATAATGGTCCAGGAGATAAAATAATGGAAGTTGGTACAAAATATAGCGGAAAATTCTTTTATGATGCCCTGGGAATAGTAAATGATCATATTGAAATTGATAAAAATGGCTGCGGAAAATTTTCAGTATCGAAAAATGGTATTAGCGTATGGATTGTGTTGTAA
- a CDS encoding helix-turn-helix domain-containing protein: protein MNREMQKDWGIYRLKDADDLDVSIHPLAYSILYTATDHLNIIIKDKSISIDPETFYFLPPKSSFSVIEKYKKAVLIWFKPEVFMDRLKFLYYITNCFFFQNPLGVAAKNSFIPYKFIVKNYARPLQTPGANPLIKRNLLANFIEFILIRAQLDFDPGFERGTKNVYDQEIANKFSKLLDEQVTFNLVVSYYADKLNITKRRLDKATQIIYGCSAKSLVTGRALDKAKAMLRSTSIPVKNISLELGFSQESNFNNFFKLHIGMTPMQYRINANAIIFGENTALS from the coding sequence ATGAATAGGGAAATGCAAAAGGACTGGGGGATTTATCGACTAAAAGATGCTGATGACCTGGATGTTAGTATTCATCCATTGGCATACTCCATTCTGTATACTGCAACAGACCATTTAAACATCATTATTAAAGATAAAAGCATAAGCATAGATCCGGAAACTTTCTATTTCCTGCCTCCCAAAAGTTCTTTTTCCGTTATAGAAAAATATAAGAAAGCCGTGCTTATCTGGTTTAAACCAGAAGTCTTTATGGACCGGCTGAAGTTTCTGTATTATATTACGAATTGTTTCTTCTTTCAGAATCCTTTGGGTGTTGCTGCTAAAAACAGTTTTATACCTTATAAGTTTATTGTTAAAAACTATGCAAGACCACTTCAGACACCAGGAGCTAATCCTTTGATTAAAAGAAATTTGCTGGCTAATTTTATAGAATTTATTCTCATAAGAGCTCAGCTGGACTTTGACCCGGGCTTTGAAAGAGGTACTAAAAATGTCTATGATCAGGAAATAGCGAATAAGTTTAGTAAACTTCTTGATGAGCAGGTAACCTTCAATCTTGTAGTAAGCTACTATGCCGATAAACTTAATATTACAAAACGAAGATTAGACAAAGCAACCCAAATTATTTATGGTTGTTCCGCAAAGAGTCTTGTTACGGGAAGAGCCTTGGATAAGGCTAAAGCGATGTTAAGGTCGACTTCAATACCTGTTAAAAATATCAGCCTGGAATTAGGATTTTCACAAGAGTCAAATTTCAATAATTTCTTTAAACTTCATATCGGAATGACACCTATGCAATACAGAATAAATGCTAATGCAATTATTTTTGGGGAAAATACGGCCCTGAGCTAA
- a CDS encoding molecular chaperone, which translates to MKRILASLSFLLFFLTGIIAKGQAGITVSPPRNYFTSNAGESSTKKVLVTNPSKTTTLELTVSLNDWTYDEKGNNVISEPGTLENSAVNWVSIKPQSYFSLNPGETKELEITVTPPAVRKDALAVHTCLMYITQTNPVDAINEKGALVKVSVRTGIKIYHRYSSQREPNMDFTDYKYEKDSKSLVLEIINQGNVWTDGTIHTEMINQQNGAKYNLEEEIIYTLPSDKRIVTIPLPKGLEKGKYIVTSTFTYGDDNVIKMAELTFINE; encoded by the coding sequence ATGAAAAGAATTCTGGCAAGTTTAAGCTTTTTGTTATTTTTCCTGACGGGTATTATTGCAAAAGGACAAGCAGGAATTACTGTGAGCCCTCCACGCAATTATTTTACCTCTAATGCAGGAGAGAGTAGTACGAAAAAAGTTTTGGTAACTAATCCGAGCAAAACAACCACACTGGAGTTAACAGTCTCTCTGAATGACTGGACATACGACGAGAAAGGGAATAATGTTATATCGGAACCCGGAACTTTAGAAAATTCGGCTGTAAATTGGGTAAGCATAAAACCACAGTCGTACTTTAGTCTGAATCCCGGAGAAACAAAAGAACTGGAAATTACCGTTACACCTCCGGCAGTACGGAAAGATGCATTAGCCGTTCATACCTGTCTTATGTATATTACCCAAACCAATCCCGTTGATGCTATTAACGAGAAAGGTGCCCTGGTAAAAGTAAGTGTAAGAACAGGAATAAAAATTTATCATCGTTATTCATCTCAGCGTGAACCTAATATGGATTTCACGGATTACAAATATGAGAAGGATAGTAAAAGTCTGGTTTTAGAAATTATAAACCAGGGAAATGTATGGACAGACGGTACAATTCATACAGAGATGATTAATCAGCAGAATGGCGCTAAATATAATCTGGAAGAGGAGATTATTTACACACTTCCTTCAGACAAACGTATTGTAACCATCCCATTGCCGAAGGGGTTGGAGAAAGGAAAGTATATTGTAACCTCTACATTTACTTATGGCGATGATAATGTTATTAAAATGGCCGAGTTAACCTTTATTAATGAATAG
- a CDS encoding GNAT family N-acetyltransferase, whose translation MPNKMELKPICLQEDKSAEIYVSEDCQQLLNIYKDFYPKIGFQLPWIGYFIFSQKQIVGSCGFTGQPRDGRVELAYWTFKEFEGKGVASFACKELISIAYTADPHITIIAKTAPEHNASTKILQNNDFLFTEIVQDDEIGDAWLWVHKK comes from the coding sequence GTGCCAAACAAAATGGAACTGAAACCTATTTGTTTACAAGAAGACAAAAGCGCCGAAATATATGTTTCGGAAGACTGCCAACAGTTGTTAAACATCTATAAAGATTTTTATCCTAAAATTGGTTTTCAGCTTCCATGGATTGGCTATTTTATATTCAGTCAAAAACAAATTGTCGGTTCTTGCGGCTTCACCGGGCAACCCAGGGACGGAAGAGTTGAGCTCGCTTATTGGACATTCAAAGAGTTCGAGGGAAAAGGCGTTGCTTCTTTCGCCTGTAAGGAACTTATTTCTATCGCCTATACAGCAGACCCACATATAACGATTATTGCAAAGACAGCACCTGAGCATAATGCTTCTACAAAAATTCTGCAGAATAACGACTTTTTATTTACTGAAATTGTGCAGGATGATGAGATCGGAGATGCCTGGCTCTGGGTGCATAAAAAGTAA
- a CDS encoding ectonucleotide pyrophosphatase/phosphodiesterase, giving the protein MKKFLVIGSLMLAVFGYSQKPAVDTTQVIISGRTNAPETLQKPYVILISADGFRYDYMQKYNTKNLLNLAENGIWAKNGMYPSYPSITFPNHYSIVTGLYPSHHGLVDNIFYDPNRKEMYKIGSKTVTDGSWYGGLPLWGLAEKQGMVAASLFWVGSESDAGGTRPSYYYPYHEKFSDDDKVKIIKNWLQLPEEKRPHFITLYFPEVDHEGHHYGPDAKQTEDAVHYVDGAVQKLVDGLKPLNLPINFIFVSDHGMIKVDPKDYITVPSIIDRNKFVVVNSNTFVRITAKDEADILPLYKALRKEKHEGYKIYLAKNFPGRLHYSKSDDKNRRIGDIILVPNGTKAMVDPGKNPPVGKHGYNPYKVPEMKATYFAWGPAFKQHQQIRPFVNVNIYPAIAEILNLKITAPIDGNIKVLGKTLNKK; this is encoded by the coding sequence ATGAAGAAGTTTCTTGTTATAGGCTCTTTAATGTTAGCTGTTTTTGGCTACTCGCAAAAGCCTGCAGTGGATACAACACAGGTTATAATATCCGGAAGAACAAACGCTCCTGAAACCCTGCAAAAACCTTATGTAATTCTTATTTCTGCAGACGGATTCAGATACGATTATATGCAGAAGTATAATACTAAGAATTTATTAAACCTGGCTGAAAACGGTATATGGGCAAAAAACGGAATGTATCCGTCCTACCCTTCTATTACCTTCCCAAACCACTACAGCATTGTAACAGGATTGTATCCTTCTCACCATGGTCTTGTGGATAACATTTTCTACGATCCTAACAGAAAGGAAATGTATAAAATAGGCAGTAAAACAGTTACAGATGGCAGCTGGTATGGAGGATTACCATTATGGGGATTGGCCGAAAAGCAAGGAATGGTCGCAGCCAGTTTATTCTGGGTAGGTTCCGAGAGCGATGCCGGAGGAACAAGACCTTCTTATTACTATCCATATCACGAGAAATTTTCGGATGATGATAAGGTAAAAATTATCAAAAACTGGTTACAGCTTCCTGAAGAGAAAAGACCACATTTCATTACTCTATATTTCCCGGAAGTAGATCATGAAGGCCACCATTACGGCCCCGATGCAAAACAAACTGAAGATGCTGTACATTATGTAGATGGTGCTGTTCAGAAACTGGTAGATGGATTAAAACCACTTAACCTTCCTATCAACTTTATATTTGTTTCCGACCATGGAATGATAAAAGTAGATCCTAAAGATTACATTACAGTTCCATCCATTATCGACAGAAATAAATTTGTAGTAGTGAACAGCAATACTTTTGTAAGGATTACTGCAAAAGATGAAGCAGATATCTTACCTCTTTATAAAGCGTTAAGAAAAGAAAAACACGAAGGCTATAAAATATATCTGGCAAAGAACTTTCCGGGAAGGCTGCACTATAGTAAATCTGATGATAAAAACAGAAGAATCGGTGATATTATACTGGTACCTAACGGAACAAAAGCTATGGTAGATCCGGGTAAAAATCCTCCGGTAGGAAAACACGGTTACAATCCGTATAAAGTACCCGAAATGAAAGCAACTTACTTTGCATGGGGTCCTGCATTTAAACAACACCAGCAAATAAGACCTTTTGTAAATGTAAATATCTATCCTGCTATCGCTGAGATTCTGAACCTGAAAATTACAGCTCCTATAGATGGGAACATCAAAGTACTGGGAAAAACACTCAATAAAAAGTAA
- a CDS encoding DUF3467 domain-containing protein encodes MDNNQNPQDGNINIELNEMVAAGVYANLALVNHSPSEFILDFIQLMPGVQQAKVRSRVILAPLHAKRVLNALQQNIASYEQQFGEIKEVEPFVLGQNTPQA; translated from the coding sequence ATGGACAACAACCAAAATCCACAAGACGGAAACATCAACATTGAACTGAATGAAATGGTAGCAGCTGGTGTTTACGCAAATCTTGCTTTAGTTAATCACTCTCCATCTGAATTTATCTTGGATTTCATCCAACTAATGCCAGGTGTACAGCAAGCTAAAGTTAGATCAAGAGTTATCTTAGCTCCATTACACGCTAAGAGAGTTCTTAATGCGCTTCAGCAAAACATCGCTTCTTACGAACAACAATTCGGAGAAATTAAAGAAGTTGAGCCTTTCGTATTAGGACAAAACACTCCTCAAGCTTAA